One Geoalkalibacter sp. genomic window, GCAGCGGCGTGCGGGTGGAGCGTGCAAGGATGCCGCGCAGGGATCTCCCCGCGGCGTATTTGAAGCCGTCGGTCATCAGGCGCATGCCGAGGATGAACAGGCCGATGCCGCCCAGCAGGCTGCCGAACATGGTCAGGGTCACGTGCGCACTCCGGATTTTTCGTCAGGGGATAGGTTTACCACCAAGGATAATACCAGCCAAAGGGGTAGGGCCGGTAGGGGTAAGAATAGGGGTGGTAATAGGGATAGACGTAAGGGTCGTAGCGATCGGGCCGCGGCCACAGATAGATGGCGCGCAGATGCAACAGCGGATAACTGTAAGCTGACTTGCCCAGCGGCCGGCTTACCGCCCCGGTCAGGGTGCCGGTCAGGGTGACTTGACGGCCTTTTTCGTAAAGCGCCGGATCGAGAATCCGCTCGGTTTCCACCAGAAAACGCCCGCTCAACTCATCGGCGCTCAGCGGCCGCCCCCAGCGATCGAGGTTATAGCTGAGAATTTCCAAGCGCGACCCCTCGCGGGTCACTTCGGAATCCAGGATCAGCCCGCCGAGCAGCAGGGTGGTTCCGGCGTATTTCGCCGGATCGTCCTTGACGTCGCGCAGATCCAAGTAAGGATGAACCTC contains:
- a CDS encoding Slp/YeaY family lipoprotein, which gives rise to MLLALGGCTHVLPQSAREEVHPYLDLRDVKDDPAKYAGTTLLLGGLILDSEVTREGSRLEILSYNLDRWGRPLSADELSGRFLVETERILDPALYEKGRQVTLTGTLTGAVSRPLGKSAYSYPLLHLRAIYLWPRPDRYDPYVYPYYHPYSYPYRPYPFGWYYPWW